The following coding sequences lie in one Metallumcola ferriviriculae genomic window:
- a CDS encoding copper amine oxidase N-terminal domain-containing protein has protein sequence MNKTLFILLVVIGITVTVTSIADGADGSNIPAIQVIAGSTPQNTVYLDQHPVPEIIDGSVFVPVRQLSDALTLTLSWNEEKQTISLNKSETVLTFALTDKEATVNSGIVNIGNPPVNKDGYTYVPLRFVAEVFHFYIHFEKDFQGQPTVWITPYSLITAKDYTDLTDSYSKTRDITLDYGWQSDLYILNEKEQTFRGIGLGDTFNQVLQSYGVPFQQDLQENKSGTIMYPYLPIPFSEPSAGMLFTFDRGTLVQVLIF, from the coding sequence TTGAATAAAACCTTGTTTATATTATTGGTTGTCATAGGAATTACAGTTACTGTCACTTCTATCGCAGATGGTGCTGACGGCTCGAATATACCAGCAATACAGGTAATAGCAGGGTCAACACCGCAAAATACTGTTTATCTAGATCAGCATCCGGTGCCGGAAATAATCGATGGAAGCGTTTTCGTCCCCGTACGGCAGTTAAGCGATGCATTAACTTTGACTTTATCATGGAATGAAGAAAAACAAACCATCTCACTCAATAAAAGCGAGACGGTTTTAACCTTCGCATTGACTGATAAGGAAGCGACAGTTAATTCAGGTATAGTTAATATTGGTAACCCGCCTGTGAACAAAGACGGATACACTTATGTACCGCTTCGTTTTGTGGCTGAGGTATTTCATTTTTATATTCACTTTGAAAAGGACTTTCAAGGTCAACCCACTGTTTGGATTACTCCTTATTCATTGATTACTGCAAAAGATTATACTGATCTGACCGATTCTTATTCGAAGACCAGGGATATTACCTTAGATTATGGTTGGCAATCCGACTTATACATATTAAATGAAAAAGAACAAACCTTCCGCGGGATTGGCCTTGGAGACACTTTTAACCAAGTATTACAGTCCTACGGTGTGCCGTTCCAGCAAGACCTCCAAGAGAATAAAAGCGGTACCATAATGTACCCTTATTTACCCATCCCCTTTTCTGAACCTTCAGCCGGCATGCTATTTACTTTTGACCGTGGTACACTTGTTCAAGTATTGATTTTCTGA
- a CDS encoding pyruvoyl-dependent arginine decarboxylase, which yields MLPTPKRFFLTAGCAEGRSELTAFDGALLNAGIGNINLIKVSSILPPHAEFTPGMELPAGALVPTAYGSIISTEPGTIISAAIAVGLSQDSFGVIMELVGKFTKHEAEERIRQMVGESFEMRGMTLMETKVSVVEHKVNKIGCALAAAPMWY from the coding sequence ATGCTCCCAACCCCGAAAAGGTTTTTTTTAACAGCAGGGTGTGCAGAAGGAAGATCTGAATTAACAGCCTTTGATGGTGCACTTTTGAATGCCGGCATTGGGAATATTAATCTTATCAAAGTGAGCAGTATCCTTCCGCCCCATGCCGAGTTCACACCGGGCATGGAACTGCCGGCCGGAGCGCTGGTACCTACCGCCTATGGCAGCATTATTAGTACAGAACCCGGAACGATCATATCTGCGGCAATTGCAGTGGGTCTTTCCCAGGACTCTTTTGGGGTGATTATGGAATTAGTGGGTAAGTTTACTAAACATGAAGCAGAAGAGAGAATTCGCCAAATGGTAGGTGAGTCATTCGAAATGCGAGGAATGACGCTGATGGAGACTAAAGTATCGGTAGTGGAACATAAGGTGAACAAAATCGGTTGTGCATTGGCCGCAGCTCCAATGTGGTATTGA
- a CDS encoding MBL fold metallo-hydrolase, which translates to MTIVVARHNGIVYAKATVKLFTFRLNVFTYLADGVLVDTGPGRFSREYLDFFKSRTISRAVITHHHEDHSGNAKLLTDIGIPVYAHESAHDLLQRRALLPFYRYLFWGKRQGFRAIALAGQFSENNCDWEAVAAPGHASDHVVLLNRNRGAVFTGDLVVTPRPKGIFRFESIPKIIASLKTLNGLDYQDLYCAHAGPVKNGREMVNRKIDYLENLMGKIIELSDRGWPSRAIANKLFPNKQLLTYFSIREWDSEHLVRSVLENR; encoded by the coding sequence TTGACCATTGTTGTCGCTCGACATAACGGAATAGTATATGCAAAAGCAACGGTTAAGCTGTTTACGTTTCGATTGAATGTTTTCACTTACTTAGCAGACGGTGTACTTGTGGACACCGGTCCCGGAAGGTTCAGTCGAGAATATTTAGACTTTTTTAAATCACGTACTATTAGCAGAGCGGTGATAACTCACCATCATGAAGACCACAGCGGCAATGCCAAACTGCTTACTGATATTGGTATCCCCGTATATGCTCATGAAAGTGCCCATGATTTACTGCAGCGCAGGGCGTTACTTCCTTTTTATAGATATCTTTTTTGGGGGAAGCGCCAGGGTTTTAGAGCCATTGCTTTGGCCGGACAATTCAGTGAAAATAACTGTGATTGGGAAGCGGTGGCCGCTCCGGGACATGCTTCTGACCATGTAGTGTTGCTAAACCGAAACAGAGGTGCGGTATTTACCGGTGATTTGGTCGTTACCCCCAGACCTAAGGGGATATTCCGGTTTGAGAGCATTCCAAAGATAATAGCATCGTTGAAAACTTTAAATGGACTGGATTATCAAGACTTGTATTGCGCTCATGCAGGACCTGTTAAAAACGGAAGGGAAATGGTTAATCGTAAAATTGATTATTTAGAAAACCTGATGGGAAAAATCATTGAACTGTCTGACCGCGGCTGGCCATCACGGGCTATTGCCAATAAGTTATTTCCGAACAAGCAATTGTTAACCTACTTTTCCATAAGGGAATGGGACTCTGAGCATTTGGTAAGATCAGTTTTGGAAAACAGGTGA
- a CDS encoding TIM barrel protein — translation MTKFGPAGNSPLFYQSGGKTSAEVPAWLKSIGLNAYEYQCGRGVRIKEQTAKEIGDAARKYDIAVSIHAPYYINLVKEDREALGKSQNHIMKSLYAASWMGASTVVFHPGGVGKMDRKEALLLAQKNLEETVNLIQQKGLSQIKLAPETMGKRNQLGTVEEVLALCQVADNIVPTVDFAHLHAVSGGGLTAREHFEEIVDRVEAVLGMKVLKNLHVHFSPIEYTAGGEKRHRNLEDEGFGPDFSPLAEIIKERNLSPTIICESSDRQAEDAIKYMETLEKLQ, via the coding sequence ATGACAAAATTTGGTCCTGCAGGAAATTCACCGCTGTTTTATCAATCCGGTGGCAAAACATCTGCGGAAGTGCCGGCATGGTTAAAAAGTATCGGTTTGAACGCATACGAATATCAATGCGGTCGTGGGGTGCGAATTAAGGAGCAGACTGCTAAGGAAATTGGTGATGCGGCTAGAAAATATGATATAGCTGTCAGTATCCATGCCCCATACTATATCAACTTAGTAAAAGAGGACCGTGAAGCATTGGGGAAGAGTCAAAATCATATTATGAAATCATTATACGCAGCCAGTTGGATGGGTGCCTCGACAGTAGTATTTCACCCTGGCGGGGTTGGAAAGATGGATAGAAAGGAAGCGCTGTTGCTAGCACAAAAAAACCTTGAAGAAACTGTTAACTTGATCCAGCAGAAAGGACTTTCCCAAATCAAATTAGCACCAGAAACCATGGGTAAAAGGAATCAATTAGGCACAGTTGAAGAGGTGTTGGCATTGTGTCAGGTAGCAGACAACATTGTGCCAACTGTTGATTTTGCCCATTTACATGCGGTAAGTGGCGGAGGATTAACGGCACGAGAACATTTCGAAGAAATAGTGGACAGGGTAGAGGCAGTGTTAGGAATGAAGGTTCTTAAAAACTTACATGTGCACTTCAGTCCGATAGAGTACACTGCGGGAGGCGAAAAACGGCACCGTAATCTTGAGGATGAGGGGTTCGGCCCTGATTTTTCCCCGTTAGCAGAAATAATTAAGGAAAGAAATCTATCTCCCACCATAATTTGCGAGTCAAGCGATAGGCAGGCGGAAGATGCCATAAAATATATGGAAACCTTGGAAAAACTTCAATAG
- a CDS encoding enoyl-CoA hydratase/isomerase family protein → MDLTAVIYSKEDGVANVTLNRPDHLNALDRSIQDDLAVIVDDLREDETVRAVLLSGNGRAFCAGGDIKSMLSGMKEAAVINRKEQMSQAHQWVKKLAALEKPVVAAVHGYAVGAGMSMAMMADLIIASDDTQFSTAFAKIGLVPDLGALYFLPRLVGMAKAKELVLTAKYISANEALEMGLINSVVKRENLIDEGLAVAKRLAAGPTKALGMAKQALNKSMETSFSDLLELETYLQAVAVDTDDFKEGTASFLEKRAPKFEGK, encoded by the coding sequence ATGGATTTAACCGCAGTAATATATTCCAAAGAAGACGGTGTCGCTAATGTGACGCTGAACAGGCCTGATCATTTAAATGCTTTGGATCGATCTATTCAGGATGACCTGGCTGTCATAGTGGACGACTTGAGGGAAGATGAAACTGTCAGAGCCGTTCTCCTGTCCGGAAACGGAAGGGCATTTTGTGCGGGTGGTGATATCAAAAGCATGCTTTCTGGTATGAAGGAAGCTGCAGTTATAAACAGAAAAGAACAAATGTCTCAAGCCCACCAGTGGGTAAAGAAGTTGGCCGCATTAGAGAAACCAGTCGTTGCGGCAGTGCATGGGTATGCAGTGGGAGCAGGCATGAGTATGGCAATGATGGCTGATTTAATTATCGCTTCCGATGATACTCAGTTTAGTACCGCTTTTGCAAAAATTGGCTTGGTACCCGACTTGGGTGCCCTCTATTTCCTGCCAAGGCTTGTCGGTATGGCTAAGGCAAAAGAATTAGTTCTTACTGCTAAATATATTTCTGCTAACGAAGCATTAGAAATGGGGCTCATTAATAGTGTTGTAAAGCGTGAGAACCTAATTGACGAAGGGCTGGCTGTAGCTAAGAGGTTGGCTGCAGGCCCGACCAAGGCTTTGGGAATGGCCAAACAAGCATTGAATAAAAGCATGGAAACGTCCTTTTCCGATCTCTTGGAATTGGAAACTTATCTTCAGGCGGTTGCTGTGGAT
- a CDS encoding asparaginase, with product MEKLAAVFRGVLEESSHFGHLVIADTHGKVVSSLGDANHITYIRSAAKPLQVVPLLLDGLDQEFSFTNQELAVMCGSHGGEEIHQKAVGSILTKIGLDPSYLLCGIHRPFSSTENKRLRDRNEKPSTLHNNCSGKHAAMLALCIKHNYDLSSYLELTHPVQQTMLATVALFAQLNQSSIVTGVDGCGVPVFGLSLSRMAMSYARLTNTTSLAPEYASACDKVVQAMSQHPEMVSATDGLDCRVISAVPGPIVAKVGAEAVYCIGLPGTGLGIALKIIDGNQRALPPVVISLLSQLRLLNQAAKGDLAEFHHPPIKNNRGEIIGHLEATFKLPTF from the coding sequence ATGGAAAAACTGGCTGCCGTTTTCCGCGGCGTTTTAGAAGAAAGCAGTCACTTCGGTCACCTAGTTATAGCTGACACCCATGGGAAAGTGGTAAGCTCATTGGGTGATGCTAACCATATAACTTACATCCGTTCCGCGGCAAAACCCCTACAGGTAGTTCCATTGCTGCTAGATGGATTGGACCAAGAATTTTCCTTCACTAATCAAGAGTTAGCCGTAATGTGTGGCTCCCATGGTGGAGAAGAAATTCATCAAAAAGCCGTGGGAAGCATCTTAACAAAAATTGGTTTGGACCCGTCGTATCTCCTTTGTGGCATCCATCGCCCCTTCTCTTCCACTGAAAACAAACGCCTGCGGGACCGAAATGAAAAACCGAGTACTTTACATAACAATTGTTCCGGTAAACATGCCGCGATGTTAGCACTCTGTATTAAGCATAATTATGACCTGTCAAGTTATTTAGAATTGACTCATCCTGTACAACAAACTATGTTAGCCACCGTCGCGTTATTTGCTCAGTTAAACCAAAGCTCAATTGTTACCGGGGTTGACGGCTGCGGTGTACCAGTTTTTGGCCTCTCTCTTTCACGCATGGCCATGTCCTATGCGCGGCTTACCAACACAACATCTCTCGCTCCTGAATACGCATCAGCCTGTGACAAAGTGGTCCAGGCAATGTCCCAGCACCCGGAAATGGTAAGTGCCACCGATGGCCTGGATTGCAGAGTGATTTCGGCTGTGCCGGGCCCGATAGTTGCTAAAGTGGGTGCAGAAGCTGTTTACTGCATTGGACTGCCTGGCACAGGTCTTGGTATCGCCTTAAAAATTATTGATGGTAACCAAAGAGCCCTACCTCCGGTCGTAATCAGCTTGCTTTCCCAACTAAGGTTGCTCAACCAGGCAGCCAAAGGGGACTTGGCTGAGTTTCACCACCCGCCAATAAAAAATAATCGCGGCGAAATTATCGGTCACCTGGAAGCGACATTCAAATTACCAACGTTTTAG
- a CDS encoding CBS and ACT domain-containing protein, with amino-acid sequence MFVRDHMTSNPITIAKDMSVLDALELMRQHNIRRLPVTNGGKLLGLVTEQDLQKVSPSPASTLSVFEMNYLISKMAVKDVMNKQPATVDPDTPIEEAARIMRDEKKNELLVVTENQLLGIISQTDLFEALIRMFGFRRPGIRITLEVEDQVGVLANVTKIVKDAQINIISIANRQAEAGQIEVVLRLSTSDSAAITQKFEAAGYVIRHID; translated from the coding sequence GTGTTTGTAAGAGATCATATGACATCAAACCCAATTACTATTGCTAAGGATATGTCCGTGCTGGATGCACTTGAATTGATGCGTCAGCACAATATTCGCCGTCTACCGGTTACTAACGGAGGTAAATTGTTAGGGCTGGTTACAGAACAGGATTTACAAAAGGTCTCCCCGTCACCAGCGTCTACCCTAAGTGTTTTTGAAATGAATTACCTCATATCAAAAATGGCGGTAAAAGACGTCATGAATAAACAGCCCGCCACGGTAGATCCTGATACCCCCATTGAAGAAGCGGCGCGTATAATGCGGGACGAGAAAAAAAATGAATTGTTAGTTGTGACTGAAAACCAATTACTTGGAATTATTTCTCAGACAGACCTATTTGAAGCATTGATTAGAATGTTTGGCTTCCGCCGACCCGGTATCAGAATTACCCTAGAAGTAGAGGACCAAGTCGGCGTTCTGGCTAATGTAACTAAAATTGTTAAAGATGCTCAGATTAATATTATTAGTATCGCTAACCGCCAAGCTGAAGCCGGTCAGATCGAAGTAGTTCTTAGATTAAGCACTTCCGATAGTGCTGCAATCACCCAAAAATTTGAAGCAGCGGGTTACGTTATTCGTCACATTGATTAA
- a CDS encoding DedA family protein, whose amino-acid sequence MHIWGIDFSQLFDFAAQLGYWGAAAALFIEGLTIPFPGGTFLLFYGFLASQGKTSLLLAISSASLGYTIACTFPYWLGRVGGRPVLLHYGRYIGFSQKRFEETEQWFSKFGVPIVAFGRLLFFRNYVSYFAGLNQMAPQRFYFYTWLGVTPWVIYMVVLGYVLGSNWRYALTLVDRYSWVGALLIVAMIGMVYWIHQVGIGRRFFNWFAERWSRKNEKQ is encoded by the coding sequence TTGCATATCTGGGGTATAGACTTTTCACAACTATTTGACTTTGCGGCTCAGTTGGGTTATTGGGGGGCGGCGGCAGCATTATTTATTGAAGGGTTAACCATACCGTTTCCCGGAGGAACTTTTCTCTTGTTTTACGGTTTTTTAGCTTCCCAGGGGAAGACATCGCTACTTTTAGCTATTTCAAGTGCATCACTTGGGTATACAATTGCTTGTACTTTTCCTTATTGGCTTGGAAGGGTAGGGGGTAGACCGGTACTGCTGCATTATGGCAGGTACATCGGTTTTTCCCAGAAGCGTTTTGAAGAAACTGAGCAATGGTTTTCCAAATTTGGGGTGCCGATAGTAGCTTTCGGCCGCTTGTTATTCTTTCGTAATTATGTTTCTTATTTTGCCGGCCTGAATCAGATGGCCCCGCAGCGTTTTTATTTCTATACATGGCTTGGGGTAACTCCCTGGGTAATTTATATGGTGGTCCTGGGATACGTTTTAGGCAGTAATTGGCGCTATGCTTTGACCTTGGTTGACCGGTACAGTTGGGTTGGGGCACTGTTAATCGTGGCCATGATAGGAATGGTTTACTGGATTCATCAGGTGGGTATCGGCCGCCGCTTTTTTAATTGGTTTGCTGAAAGATGGTCAAGAAAAAACGAGAAACAATAG
- a CDS encoding flavodoxin family protein, whose product MAKKILGFVGSKRRLGNSDVLVRTVLSKCADMEAEVEIIYLDELDIRICRGCLACAFKGACVQKDDMTELISKMLKADGLVIAAPTYLFSPSGIIKTMIDRALMMSSYLDEVDISRPAVSITVAGNKLWNPLGVEFLNQFCFAFGFSVIDYLEAYAPGPGEVTLNDDSMVSAEQLGVKLLDPEAKRRQPDGYQCPVCFSRCVRISDKDNAQCAFCLTESSIKEDRLEVKENQESFWTPDHRKRHLAEWIFVTKDRFMENRQQIKENLSKFRNK is encoded by the coding sequence ATGGCAAAGAAAATATTAGGCTTTGTTGGTTCCAAAAGACGCTTAGGAAATTCCGATGTATTGGTACGTACGGTGCTGTCAAAATGTGCTGACATGGAAGCAGAAGTAGAAATTATCTATTTGGATGAACTGGACATCCGAATTTGCCGAGGCTGTTTAGCCTGTGCCTTTAAAGGTGCCTGTGTGCAAAAAGACGATATGACTGAGTTGATTTCGAAAATGCTTAAGGCAGATGGTCTTGTTATTGCTGCGCCTACATATCTGTTTAGTCCAAGCGGCATAATCAAAACCATGATAGACCGTGCCTTGATGATGTCGTCATACTTAGATGAAGTAGACATAAGTAGGCCGGCCGTATCCATTACTGTGGCTGGAAATAAATTATGGAACCCCCTAGGCGTTGAATTTCTAAATCAATTTTGTTTTGCTTTTGGCTTTAGTGTTATTGATTACCTGGAAGCTTATGCACCGGGACCCGGAGAAGTGACTCTTAACGACGACAGCATGGTGTCAGCGGAACAACTTGGGGTTAAATTACTAGACCCGGAAGCGAAACGCCGGCAGCCGGATGGGTATCAGTGCCCCGTGTGTTTTAGCCGCTGTGTGCGTATTTCTGACAAGGATAATGCCCAGTGTGCATTTTGTCTCACTGAGTCAAGCATTAAGGAAGACAGGTTAGAAGTGAAGGAAAATCAAGAAAGTTTTTGGACCCCGGATCATCGTAAACGTCACTTGGCAGAGTGGATATTTGTTACTAAAGACAGGTTCATGGAAAATCGGCAACAAATCAAAGAAAACCTTTCTAAGTTTCGTAATAAATAA
- a CDS encoding ABC-F family ATP-binding cassette domain-containing protein yields the protein MILLQCSHTSKSFGSEVILHDVSLSVQTKERVGLVGANGAGKTTLLKIIGGQMESDHGQVSFAKDVQIGYLSQNSTPNSSRTVWEEMLSAYTVLLEQENELRSLEDRIGDPQVLADRALYRKVSDRYALLSEQFRITGGYTFRADTRAVLHGLKFLNNDFDRPISSLSGGQKTRLALARLLARKPDLLILDEPTNYLDMESSVWLEKYLQSYPGAILIVSHDRLFLDNVVGTIYELERGKTTRYTGNYTSFLKQKEQLFGQQMEEYKKQSHKQNQLAEFVQKNMARASTSGRAKAKLKQLNKMQSVEKPKSSVGKTRFSLDAGLASGSDVLNLQDIAVGYNGTVIANNINFDLSRGERVALLGPNGCGKTTLLKTIAGDLIPIHGDIRTGFNVEIAVYRQEQDFSGTTTVLDQLWNQYPDMDEQDVRGVLGRFLFHGEDVFKPTCDLSGGEKARLALAALLCKKANFLILDEPTNHLDYQGREALEDALLDYPGTLLLISHDRYFLKKLAQRVLELTANGTIDYPGGYDYYQDKRQDFQQKQAVETASKEDIKIGSAKSFYLETKEREKNERKRRRRINQLETLVHDTQSEIDLLEQELSQPDSSSEYHIYQEKGARLQDLQRLLDQYLEDWVSLEEEID from the coding sequence ATGATTTTGCTGCAATGTTCACATACATCCAAGAGTTTTGGTTCAGAAGTTATCTTGCACGATGTCAGCTTATCCGTTCAAACAAAAGAACGTGTAGGTTTAGTTGGCGCTAATGGTGCAGGCAAAACCACGTTATTAAAGATAATTGGCGGGCAAATGGAATCTGACCACGGTCAGGTATCTTTTGCTAAAGATGTCCAAATTGGGTATCTGTCTCAAAATAGTACTCCTAATTCTTCCAGAACTGTCTGGGAGGAAATGCTCAGCGCATACACCGTATTATTGGAACAAGAAAATGAGTTGCGCAGTTTGGAAGACCGCATTGGGGACCCTCAGGTTCTTGCAGATAGGGCGCTCTATCGTAAAGTTTCTGACCGCTATGCCCTTCTTTCGGAACAATTTCGCATTACTGGCGGTTATACCTTTCGTGCTGACACCCGCGCAGTGCTACATGGCTTAAAGTTCCTTAACAATGACTTCGACAGACCGATATCAAGCCTCAGCGGCGGCCAAAAAACCCGCCTCGCTTTGGCGCGCCTTCTAGCTAGAAAACCTGATCTTCTGATATTAGACGAACCCACTAATTATTTGGATATGGAAAGTTCCGTCTGGTTGGAAAAATACCTGCAATCATATCCCGGCGCAATATTAATTGTTTCTCATGACCGCCTTTTTTTGGATAATGTAGTGGGTACTATCTATGAACTGGAAAGAGGTAAAACCACCAGATATACAGGAAACTATACCTCTTTTTTAAAACAAAAAGAGCAGTTATTCGGCCAACAGATGGAGGAATATAAAAAACAATCTCACAAACAAAACCAACTTGCCGAATTCGTACAAAAAAACATGGCCCGGGCTTCTACATCCGGGCGGGCTAAAGCAAAATTAAAACAGCTTAATAAAATGCAGTCGGTGGAAAAACCTAAGTCATCAGTTGGAAAGACACGATTTAGCCTTGATGCAGGGTTGGCCAGCGGCAGCGATGTATTAAACCTTCAAGATATTGCCGTCGGTTACAATGGTACAGTGATAGCAAATAATATTAATTTTGATTTGTCTCGGGGTGAAAGAGTGGCCTTGCTGGGTCCTAACGGTTGTGGCAAAACCACATTACTAAAGACTATCGCCGGTGACCTAATTCCTATCCATGGAGACATCCGCACCGGATTTAATGTTGAAATTGCTGTATACCGCCAGGAGCAGGATTTTTCAGGTACTACTACGGTGCTGGACCAGTTGTGGAATCAATATCCTGATATGGATGAACAGGATGTACGTGGTGTGTTGGGTAGGTTCCTTTTTCACGGAGAGGATGTCTTTAAGCCAACCTGCGATTTAAGCGGGGGTGAAAAAGCCCGCTTGGCTCTAGCCGCTTTACTATGCAAGAAGGCCAACTTTCTCATTCTTGACGAACCGACTAACCATCTTGATTATCAGGGACGGGAAGCACTAGAGGATGCTCTATTAGATTATCCGGGCACTTTGTTACTGATTTCTCATGACCGTTATTTCTTAAAAAAACTGGCCCAAAGGGTACTGGAGCTAACCGCTAATGGTACTATTGACTACCCCGGTGGATATGACTACTATCAGGATAAAAGGCAAGACTTCCAACAAAAGCAAGCTGTGGAAACTGCATCAAAAGAGGATATCAAAATAGGTTCAGCTAAATCATTTTATCTGGAAACCAAGGAAAGAGAAAAGAACGAGCGCAAACGCCGTCGGCGTATCAATCAACTGGAAACATTAGTTCATGATACCCAAAGTGAAATCGACCTATTGGAACAGGAATTAAGCCAACCCGATAGCAGCAGTGAATATCACATTTACCAGGAAAAAGGAGCCCGCTTACAAGACCTGCAGCGGCTTTTGGATCAATATCTTGAAGATTGGGTCTCCTTAGAAGAGGAAATTGACTAA
- a CDS encoding alpha/beta fold hydrolase: protein MYHIQRGNDGSAETMVFVHGAIGVHRQWLDQVNYFRQHINCIAVDLPGHGRSNELPAETVASFADSLYQWLRANVKPPIILVGHSMGGAVSLTLTINHAEMVDRLVLVGSGARLPVSDTLLASLKDGHFDAKFLDYAYSRATDRQFVEQAKNELMLQDAKLAYNDFAACQGYNVIKNLGGINVPTLVICGVDDMLTPVSLSEELRRGIPMAHLELIPEAGHMVMIERPEAVNQAITKFLQGEGAK from the coding sequence GTGTATCATATTCAACGTGGTAATGATGGGAGTGCTGAAACCATGGTGTTTGTGCATGGCGCCATAGGCGTTCATCGTCAATGGCTGGATCAGGTCAATTACTTCCGTCAACACATTAACTGCATTGCTGTGGACTTACCCGGGCATGGGCGCTCCAATGAGCTGCCGGCAGAAACCGTCGCTTCTTTTGCGGACAGCTTATATCAATGGCTTCGGGCTAATGTCAAACCGCCGATTATATTGGTGGGACACTCAATGGGCGGTGCCGTCTCCCTAACTCTAACTATTAACCATGCTGAAATGGTGGACCGCTTGGTATTAGTGGGAAGCGGTGCTCGGCTTCCGGTTTCTGATACTCTTTTAGCAAGTTTGAAGGACGGCCACTTTGATGCAAAATTTCTTGATTATGCTTATTCGCGAGCTACAGACCGGCAGTTTGTTGAGCAAGCAAAAAATGAGCTGATGCTTCAAGATGCAAAACTTGCATATAATGACTTTGCGGCCTGCCAAGGTTATAACGTCATAAAGAATTTGGGCGGTATTAATGTACCAACTTTGGTCATCTGCGGTGTTGATGATATGCTTACGCCAGTTTCCTTAAGTGAAGAATTACGTAGAGGAATACCAATGGCGCATCTAGAATTAATTCCTGAGGCCGGTCATATGGTAATGATAGAACGGCCTGAGGCCGTCAACCAGGCAATAACAAAGTTTCTTCAAGGGGAAGGGGCTAAATAA
- the speD gene encoding adenosylmethionine decarboxylase, protein MQIKPLDSKMKLYGFNNLTKTLSFNLYDICYTINREHTKEYIEYIDEEYNAQRLSNILHDVAEIIGANILNVANQDYDPQGASVTMLVAENKICCEEDTIDLMENEAPGPHAEDVVGHLDKSHITVHTYPESHPVNGISTFRADIDVSTCGHISPLKALNYLITSFEPDIAYIDYRVRGFTRNVNGKKYFIDHKINSIQNYMSGKTREQYQMIDVNVYQENIFHTKMLLKEFDMDHYLFGIKKKELKPGERKKIKKRIKKEMLEIFYGRNLPR, encoded by the coding sequence ATGCAAATAAAACCGCTAGACAGCAAGATGAAGCTTTATGGTTTTAACAATTTAACAAAGACCTTAAGTTTTAACCTCTATGACATTTGTTATACAATAAACCGCGAACACACTAAAGAATACATTGAATACATAGATGAAGAATATAATGCCCAGAGATTGTCTAACATTCTGCATGATGTAGCGGAAATCATTGGCGCAAACATTTTAAATGTAGCCAACCAAGATTACGACCCGCAAGGGGCAAGTGTGACCATGCTGGTGGCCGAGAACAAAATTTGTTGTGAGGAAGATACAATTGATCTGATGGAAAATGAAGCACCGGGCCCACATGCTGAAGATGTTGTGGGACATTTGGATAAAAGCCATATTACCGTGCACACATATCCGGAAAGTCACCCGGTCAACGGAATTAGTACCTTCCGTGCTGACATTGATGTTTCTACCTGCGGTCATATTTCACCATTAAAAGCGCTCAATTACCTGATAACCAGTTTTGAACCGGACATAGCCTATATTGATTACCGAGTGAGGGGCTTTACCCGAAATGTTAACGGCAAAAAATATTTTATTGATCATAAGATTAATTCCATCCAAAATTATATGAGCGGTAAGACCAGGGAACAGTATCAAATGATTGATGTAAATGTTTATCAAGAGAATATCTTTCATACAAAAATGCTGCTTAAGGAGTTTGACATGGACCATTATTTGTTTGGTATAAAGAAAAAAGAATTAAAACCAGGCGAACGTAAGAAGATTAAAAAACGGATTAAGAAAGAAATGTTAGAGATATTTTATGGCAGAAATTTACCACGATAA